A window of Parasynechococcus marenigrum WH 8102 contains these coding sequences:
- a CDS encoding fructosamine kinase family protein, with the protein MPSKRTPEPVHAGNERSVPAMHPQLQQELVASTGPLPGRQLVDVRAVGGGCIHQAWCLTMANGERLFAKSGNLKAMALFEVEAEALEALHAHADPDWLVVPKPLSLSALPSGAVLLLPWLELSGCDQRALGRGLALLHQASEAAAPQRFGWDRDGYIGAGPQPGGWRDGWGACFVELRLQPQLALARDLSLSGEWLDRLLTGLRQRLEGHAPKPALVHGDLWGGNAGALNDGRGALYDPACWLADREVDLAMTRMFGGFSATFYGAYKEVLPLRSGWEERVEIYNLYHLLNHANLFGGGYVSQSQDCLKRLARTIT; encoded by the coding sequence TTGCCGTCAAAGCGCACCCCTGAACCGGTGCATGCTGGCAACGAGCGATCCGTCCCGGCGATGCACCCGCAACTGCAGCAGGAGTTGGTGGCATCCACTGGGCCACTGCCGGGCCGCCAGCTGGTGGATGTGCGTGCGGTGGGGGGTGGCTGCATTCACCAGGCCTGGTGCCTGACCATGGCGAACGGCGAGCGGCTGTTCGCCAAAAGCGGCAACCTCAAGGCCATGGCCCTGTTTGAGGTGGAGGCCGAGGCGCTTGAGGCCTTGCATGCCCATGCCGATCCGGATTGGCTGGTGGTGCCCAAGCCTCTGTCCCTGTCAGCCCTGCCCAGCGGAGCGGTGCTGCTGCTGCCCTGGCTGGAGCTCAGCGGCTGTGATCAGCGGGCCCTGGGTCGTGGCCTGGCACTGCTGCATCAGGCATCGGAAGCGGCCGCGCCCCAGCGATTCGGCTGGGATCGGGATGGCTACATCGGCGCAGGCCCGCAGCCGGGGGGATGGCGGGATGGGTGGGGTGCCTGCTTTGTGGAACTGCGGCTGCAGCCCCAGTTGGCCTTGGCCAGGGATCTCTCTCTTTCAGGGGAGTGGCTGGATCGGTTGCTGACTGGCCTGCGTCAGCGGCTTGAAGGCCATGCCCCCAAACCTGCCCTGGTGCACGGTGACCTGTGGGGCGGCAATGCAGGGGCTCTGAACGATGGACGTGGTGCCCTTTACGACCCCGCCTGCTGGTTGGCCGATCGCGAGGTGGATCTGGCCATGACCAGGATGTTCGGCGGCTTCAGCGCAACGTTCTATGGGGCCTACAAAGAGGTCTTGCCGCTCCGCTCAGGTTGGGAGGAGCGCGTCGAGATCTACAACCTGTATCACCTGCTGAACCACGCCAACCTGTTCGGAGGCGGGTACGTTTCCCAGAGCCAGGACTGCCTGAAGCGCCTGGCTCGAACGATCACTTAA
- the crtD gene encoding C-3',4' desaturase CrtD: MTATGVIVIGGGIAGLTAAALLAKQGLPVTLLEAHHQPGGCAGTFRRGPWTFDVGATQVAGLEPGGSHARLLLHLGLPLPEAEVLDPGCVVDLGDGSEPIPLWHDPERWNEERRRQFPGSDAFWSLCELIHRSNWGFAGRDPVVTPRSLWDLRQLVSALRPITVASGLLTGLTMADLLGLCGCGDDPRLRRFLDLQLKLYSQEPADRTAALYGATVLQMAQAPLGLWHLQGSMQVLSDQLVQAIETQGGRVLMRHRVTALEPTGQGWRVVVDSPAGRDQNHMAADLVCSLPPQCLLELIPEAVMPGGYRQRLSQLPEPSGALVLYGVVRRAALPSACPGHLQRGSDDPGSLFVSISREGDGRAPAGQATLIASVFTPTADWCSLEEEPYQARKSQCLEAMRRELNHWLDLQPQDWLHVELATPRGFAGWTGRPRGMVGGLGQHPSRFGPFGLAGRSPMEGLWLCGDSLHPGEGTAGVTLSALNACRQLVAARGGELQLRG; the protein is encoded by the coding sequence TTGACGGCAACCGGTGTGATCGTGATCGGTGGCGGCATCGCTGGGCTCACCGCCGCGGCGCTGCTGGCCAAGCAGGGGCTGCCGGTGACGCTGCTGGAGGCACATCACCAGCCGGGGGGCTGTGCAGGCACCTTCCGCCGAGGGCCGTGGACCTTTGACGTGGGCGCCACCCAGGTGGCCGGGCTCGAACCGGGCGGCAGCCACGCCCGACTGCTGCTGCATCTTGGCCTGCCACTGCCGGAAGCCGAGGTCCTCGATCCTGGCTGCGTGGTGGACCTGGGGGATGGTTCCGAGCCCATCCCCCTCTGGCATGATCCCGAGCGCTGGAACGAAGAACGCCGTCGCCAGTTTCCCGGCAGCGATGCCTTCTGGAGCCTCTGTGAGCTGATCCATCGCAGCAACTGGGGCTTCGCCGGTCGTGATCCGGTGGTCACGCCTCGCTCCCTCTGGGACCTGCGCCAACTGGTTTCCGCCCTGCGCCCGATCACCGTGGCGTCGGGTCTGCTGACGGGCTTGACCATGGCCGACCTGCTCGGCCTCTGCGGTTGCGGCGACGACCCGCGCCTGCGACGGTTTCTCGACCTCCAGCTCAAGCTGTATTCCCAGGAGCCCGCGGACCGGACCGCAGCGCTCTACGGCGCCACGGTGCTGCAGATGGCCCAGGCACCCCTGGGGCTCTGGCATCTGCAGGGCTCCATGCAGGTTCTCAGTGATCAGCTGGTGCAGGCGATCGAGACCCAGGGCGGCCGCGTGCTGATGCGCCATCGGGTCACCGCCCTCGAGCCCACAGGCCAGGGCTGGCGGGTGGTGGTGGACAGTCCCGCAGGCCGTGATCAGAACCACATGGCCGCCGATCTGGTCTGCAGCCTGCCGCCTCAGTGCCTGTTGGAGCTGATCCCTGAGGCCGTTATGCCCGGGGGTTACCGGCAACGCCTGAGCCAGCTGCCGGAACCCAGTGGCGCCCTGGTGCTCTACGGCGTGGTGCGGCGGGCGGCATTGCCCAGCGCCTGCCCGGGCCATCTGCAACGGGGTTCCGACGATCCAGGTTCCCTGTTCGTCTCGATCAGCCGCGAGGGTGACGGACGCGCACCGGCGGGTCAGGCCACCCTCATCGCCAGCGTGTTCACCCCCACCGCGGACTGGTGCAGCCTTGAGGAGGAGCCGTACCAGGCCCGCAAAAGCCAGTGCCTGGAGGCCATGCGACGGGAGCTCAACCACTGGCTTGATCTGCAGCCCCAGGACTGGTTGCACGTGGAATTGGCCACCCCCCGGGGATTCGCCGGTTGGACCGGGCGACCGCGGGGGATGGTGGGGGGACTCGGCCAGCATCCGAGCCGCTTCGGGCCCTTCGGTCTGGCAGGGCGCTCGCCGATGGAAGGGCTCTGGCTCTGCGGCGACAGCCTCCACCCCGGAGAAGGAACGGCCGGCGTCACCCTTTCAGCCCTCAATGCCTGCCGGCAGCTGGTGGCAGCGCGCGGCGGCGAGTTGCAGCTCAGGGGTTGA
- a CDS encoding prephenate/arogenate dehydrogenase gives MDPGQLSGMGVDSGCVGIVGLGLIGGSIGLDLRAQGIKVQGLVHRSSTAERAMERGLVSAVSTDPACLACCDLVILALPIPALLKPNAEFLEALPAEAVVTDVGSVKQPVLQEWKGRHPRFVASHPMAGTAQAGVEAGQRDLFQGRPWIATPDAETDSAALAVVEDLARRLGSRWFTAGAAQHDQAVALISHMPVLVSAALLRAAGDERDPEIRALAQALASSGFADTSRVGGGNPDLGVAMASSNREAVLKALAAYRWSLEQLEDAVIKTNWDQLHKELTRTQHLRPGFLDASAELNP, from the coding sequence ATGGACCCAGGACAGTTGAGCGGCATGGGTGTGGATTCGGGCTGCGTTGGCATCGTCGGTCTTGGCCTGATCGGTGGATCGATCGGTTTGGATCTGCGCGCTCAGGGCATCAAGGTGCAAGGCCTGGTCCACCGTTCTTCAACAGCAGAACGGGCGATGGAGCGGGGACTGGTCAGCGCGGTGAGCACCGATCCCGCCTGCCTGGCCTGCTGCGACCTGGTGATCCTGGCGTTACCGATTCCGGCGCTGCTCAAGCCAAATGCGGAGTTTTTGGAGGCGCTGCCGGCTGAGGCAGTGGTCACCGATGTCGGTTCGGTGAAACAACCGGTGCTGCAGGAGTGGAAGGGCCGTCACCCACGCTTTGTAGCCAGCCACCCCATGGCGGGAACGGCGCAGGCCGGTGTGGAGGCAGGCCAGCGCGATCTGTTCCAGGGGCGCCCCTGGATTGCCACCCCCGATGCCGAGACCGATTCGGCGGCACTGGCGGTGGTGGAAGACCTGGCCAGGCGACTCGGCAGCCGTTGGTTCACGGCCGGCGCCGCTCAACACGACCAGGCGGTGGCCCTGATCTCCCACATGCCAGTGCTGGTCAGCGCTGCTCTGTTGCGGGCCGCCGGAGATGAACGCGACCCTGAGATCCGCGCCTTGGCCCAGGCCCTGGCCTCCAGTGGTTTCGCCGACACCAGCCGCGTCGGTGGCGGCAATCCCGACCTGGGAGTGGCCATGGCCAGCAGCAACCGTGAGGCGGTGCTCAAGGCCCTGGCGGCCTACCGCTGGAGTCTCGAGCAGCTGGAGGACGCCGTGATCAAAACCAACTGGGATCAACTGCACAAGGAGCTGACCCGAACGCAGCACCTGCGTCCCGGGTTCCTGGATGCTTCGGCTGAACTCAACCCCTGA
- a CDS encoding helicase, which yields MLEAQAHSHLKTLLRQGESNWPHHLTLSRLVGRSLRRGDRTLLRLAPNQRERWWLGLLMPLCLQSSSAVLVLTAQQRQRLLQVERPRLARQGFRLACWEGNTPPPQDQLWLLDHAGLIQAHRNDLLGDRQLLLPGIDQLSEQLRRCMAIRLDASHWEQLRLALPQAEKPLLELHERLSRQLFREAPRVDACIRLDNSACQSLRDLLAVMGPCPSPWSELLACDPREWSHWAELDHTMLQWSWCLEPLEPLQQLQGLLSQRPTLMLSDSGDSARLEQELQEANASPTVTAVLREAELEEPLPLFAPRRQPLPNTEIYAEHLLEQSRRLILGRPGLTVLLLDDPSLRRSLTASLAAEFGTRVQDECTAPEDNGVISGSWSWWLQHLDQLPEPEQIIIGLLPIASLTSPITAARVERLKSQGADWFRSLLLPEALRQIPAAVAPLRRSGGRLAVLDGRLRGRSWGDQVLQRLEPWRPLQRLLPD from the coding sequence ATGCTTGAAGCTCAGGCCCACAGTCACCTGAAGACACTGCTGCGGCAGGGTGAATCGAACTGGCCCCATCACCTGACCCTCAGCCGGCTGGTGGGTCGCAGCCTGAGACGGGGCGACCGGACCCTGCTGCGTCTGGCACCGAACCAACGGGAACGCTGGTGGCTGGGGCTGCTGATGCCGCTGTGTCTGCAATCCAGCAGCGCCGTGCTCGTGCTCACAGCGCAACAGCGGCAGCGACTGCTGCAGGTGGAACGTCCGCGCCTGGCCCGCCAGGGATTCCGACTGGCCTGCTGGGAGGGCAACACCCCGCCGCCGCAGGATCAGCTCTGGCTGCTGGACCATGCCGGCCTGATTCAGGCTCACCGCAATGACCTGCTGGGTGATCGTCAGTTGCTGTTGCCAGGCATCGATCAGCTCAGCGAACAGCTGCGGCGTTGCATGGCCATCCGTTTGGATGCAAGCCACTGGGAACAGTTGCGCCTGGCCCTGCCCCAGGCCGAAAAGCCGTTGCTGGAATTGCATGAACGGCTCAGCAGACAACTGTTCCGGGAAGCGCCGCGGGTTGACGCCTGCATTCGACTGGACAACAGCGCCTGCCAGAGCCTGCGGGATCTGCTGGCGGTGATGGGGCCCTGCCCATCCCCCTGGTCTGAGTTGCTCGCCTGCGATCCCCGCGAGTGGTCCCACTGGGCTGAGCTGGATCACACGATGCTGCAGTGGAGCTGGTGCCTGGAACCACTGGAGCCCCTGCAGCAACTGCAGGGGCTGCTGAGCCAACGGCCGACGCTGATGCTGAGCGACAGCGGGGACAGCGCCCGGCTGGAACAGGAACTGCAGGAGGCGAATGCCTCGCCCACGGTGACCGCGGTGCTGCGGGAGGCCGAACTGGAGGAGCCACTGCCGTTGTTTGCTCCCAGGCGTCAGCCCTTACCCAACACGGAGATCTATGCCGAGCATCTGCTGGAGCAAAGCCGGCGACTGATCCTGGGTCGCCCAGGCCTCACGGTGCTGCTGCTCGACGACCCCAGCCTGCGCCGTTCCCTCACGGCATCGCTGGCCGCCGAATTCGGCACCCGAGTTCAGGATGAGTGCACCGCACCGGAAGACAACGGGGTGATCAGCGGCAGCTGGAGCTGGTGGTTGCAGCACCTTGACCAGTTGCCGGAGCCGGAGCAGATCATCATCGGCCTGCTGCCGATCGCCAGCCTCACCAGCCCGATCACAGCCGCCCGGGTGGAACGGTTGAAATCCCAGGGTGCGGACTGGTTCCGCTCCCTGCTGTTGCCGGAAGCACTGCGCCAGATCCCTGCCGCAGTGGCCCCCCTGCGCCGTTCTGGAGGCAGGCTTGCGGTGCTGGATGGCCGCCTGCGGGGGCGGAGCTGGGGCGACCAGGTGCTGCAGCGGCTTGAACCCTGGCGACCGCTTCAACGTCTTCTGCCCGACTGA
- a CDS encoding DUF2839 domain-containing protein — protein sequence MGEARRRSAQGLPPRQPKKDASPKDTSPRIVSWIPLTRNQAQQFVAVTTRGAWIGIGAMVVFWVTVRFIGPAAGWWTLADTP from the coding sequence ATGGGAGAAGCTCGCCGACGGTCGGCCCAAGGCCTGCCACCACGCCAACCCAAGAAGGATGCGTCCCCGAAGGACACCTCCCCACGGATCGTGTCCTGGATCCCCCTGACCCGGAATCAAGCCCAGCAGTTTGTGGCGGTCACCACCCGTGGGGCCTGGATCGGCATCGGCGCCATGGTCGTGTTTTGGGTGACGGTGCGTTTCATCGGACCTGCCGCGGGCTGGTGGACCCTGGCGGACACCCCCTGA
- a CDS encoding DUF1815 family protein yields the protein MFPRLAEHYRSVVQDLVMSLQALASGLKACGITASCYSCGDGEDAHGASFVSDLGDGHVVRFLVSDFGISWVESRNGHELVKLEGAEAIQELQRMTEMLHQRRGADSTATQLSAPSAA from the coding sequence ATGTTCCCCCGTCTCGCCGAGCACTACCGCTCTGTGGTTCAGGATCTCGTGATGAGCCTGCAAGCCCTGGCTTCCGGCCTGAAAGCCTGCGGCATTACCGCCAGTTGCTACTCCTGCGGTGATGGCGAGGATGCCCATGGCGCGTCGTTCGTCTCCGACCTCGGCGATGGCCACGTGGTGCGTTTCCTCGTGTCCGATTTCGGTATCAGCTGGGTGGAGTCCCGCAACGGCCACGAGCTGGTGAAGCTGGAAGGCGCCGAAGCCATCCAGGAACTGCAGCGGATGACCGAAATGCTGCACCAACGCCGGGGTGCGGACAGCACAGCAACTCAACTGTCCGCTCCATCCGCGGCCTGA
- the recA gene encoding recombinase RecA — MPAEMKSAASGSDPRSSGERDKALNLVLGQIERNFGKGSIMRLGDASRMRVETISTGALTLDLALGGGYPKGRVVEIYGPESSGKTTLTLHAIAEVQKRGGVAAFVDAEHALDPVYAASLGVDVENLLVSQPDTGEMALEIVDQLVRSAAVDIVVIDSVAALTPRAEIEGEMGDLAVGSQARLMSQAMRKITGNIGKSGCTVIFLNQLRLKIGVTYGNPETTTGGNALKFYASVRLDIRRIQTLKKGTEEFGIRAKVKVAKNKVAPPFRIAEFDILFGRGISTLGCLLDLAEETGVVIRKGAWYSYEGDNIGQGRDNTITWMEENPEAAITIEQLVRQKLTEGSEVKANSMKPLAAAARTAAAAAPKATADEAAA; from the coding sequence ATGCCTGCAGAGATGAAATCCGCCGCCTCCGGTTCCGATCCCCGTTCCTCCGGCGAGCGTGACAAGGCGCTGAATCTGGTGCTTGGCCAGATCGAGCGCAACTTCGGCAAGGGGTCGATCATGCGCCTTGGTGATGCCTCCCGGATGCGGGTGGAAACCATCTCCACCGGTGCCCTCACCCTTGATCTGGCCCTCGGCGGTGGCTATCCCAAGGGGCGTGTGGTTGAGATCTACGGACCGGAGAGCTCCGGTAAGACGACCCTCACCCTGCATGCCATCGCAGAAGTGCAGAAGCGCGGCGGTGTGGCCGCCTTCGTCGACGCTGAGCATGCCCTCGATCCGGTTTACGCCGCCTCCCTCGGCGTGGATGTGGAAAATCTGCTCGTGTCCCAGCCGGATACCGGCGAGATGGCGCTGGAGATCGTCGATCAATTGGTGCGCTCAGCGGCAGTTGACATCGTTGTGATCGACTCGGTGGCCGCCCTGACGCCGCGGGCTGAGATCGAAGGTGAGATGGGAGATCTGGCGGTTGGAAGTCAGGCTCGTCTGATGAGTCAGGCGATGCGGAAGATCACCGGCAACATCGGCAAGTCCGGTTGCACCGTGATCTTCCTCAACCAGTTGCGCCTCAAGATCGGCGTCACCTACGGCAACCCTGAAACCACCACAGGTGGTAATGCGCTCAAGTTCTATGCCTCCGTTCGACTGGACATCCGTCGGATCCAGACGCTGAAGAAAGGAACGGAGGAATTCGGGATCCGGGCGAAGGTCAAGGTCGCCAAGAACAAGGTGGCTCCGCCGTTCCGCATCGCTGAGTTCGACATCCTGTTCGGCCGCGGCATCAGCACCCTCGGTTGTCTGCTGGATCTGGCGGAAGAAACCGGTGTGGTGATCCGCAAGGGGGCCTGGTACAGCTACGAGGGCGACAACATCGGCCAGGGTCGGGACAACACCATCACCTGGATGGAAGAGAACCCTGAAGCCGCCATCACCATCGAGCAGCTGGTGCGTCAGAAGCTCACCGAGGGATCTGAAGTGAAGGCCAACTCGATGAAACCGCTTGCAGCAGCAGCTCGCACGGCGGCGGCCGCGGCGCCGAAGGCCACTGCGGATGAGGCGGCGGCCTGA
- a CDS encoding HAD family hydrolase — protein sequence MTAQPLLVFDFDGVIVDGMAEYWWSAWMAAQRLNAEPQGLGSDAVPQGFRRLRPWVHHGWEMVLLAAEMPQLDPERWVVDYATEQDMALQRRGWSASLLQEALDQTRQQAVSSDRAAWLGLHQPFPGLVDRLQAFQEEGVDWAVLTTKTAAFTAELLESLGLRPWRLDGREAGPKPEVLLRLQRERVLAGFVEDRRATLETVRDTDGLQSLPCWLASWGYLKPSDREDLPRGIQLIDQDRLATPLAQWP from the coding sequence ATGACGGCACAACCCCTCCTGGTCTTCGACTTTGACGGTGTGATCGTCGATGGCATGGCCGAGTACTGGTGGAGTGCCTGGATGGCAGCCCAGCGGCTCAATGCAGAGCCCCAGGGGCTTGGTTCTGATGCGGTGCCGCAGGGTTTCCGGCGGTTACGTCCCTGGGTCCATCACGGCTGGGAGATGGTGTTGCTGGCCGCTGAAATGCCTCAGCTCGATCCCGAGCGTTGGGTCGTGGATTACGCGACTGAGCAGGACATGGCCCTGCAGCGGCGCGGCTGGTCCGCATCTCTACTGCAGGAGGCCCTGGACCAGACGCGGCAGCAGGCGGTCAGCTCGGATCGTGCGGCCTGGCTTGGCTTGCATCAACCCTTTCCCGGACTCGTGGATCGATTGCAGGCGTTCCAGGAGGAGGGCGTGGATTGGGCCGTGCTCACCACCAAGACGGCAGCGTTCACCGCTGAGTTGCTGGAGAGCCTTGGGCTCAGGCCCTGGCGGCTGGATGGACGGGAGGCCGGTCCCAAGCCAGAGGTGCTGCTGAGACTCCAGCGTGAACGGGTGCTGGCAGGTTTTGTCGAGGACCGCCGTGCCACCCTCGAGACGGTGCGAGACACCGATGGTCTCCAGTCGCTGCCGTGCTGGCTGGCGAGCTGGGGATATCTCAAGCCTTCTGATCGCGAGGATCTCCCGCGAGGAATCCAGCTGATTGACCAGGATCGACTGGCGACCCCCCTGGCGCAATGGCCCTGA
- a CDS encoding AAA family ATPase, with protein sequence MTTQRITDDLERLLALLPDPVRDALRPPERRDQLLEVVLDLGRVPEARYPGQALALGEVALTRDDLDAMVARLGCFGADNRAGIERTLHRISAIRNRRGDVVGLTCRVGRAVFGTVALVRDLLDGGQSLLLMGRPGVGKTTALREIARVLADDLQRRVVVIDTSNEIAGDGDIPHPAIGRARRMQVARPEQQHQVMIEAVENHMPEVIVIDEIGTELEAQAARTIAERGVMLVATAHGNALANLIKNPTLSDLVGGIQSVTLGDDEARRRRSQKTVLERAAEPTFPVAVEMHSRQRWAVHTDVASTVDQLLRGLPPRIQERELAADGAVRLVDPPDERRPRLLAQPGLQSRPALAAVPMPPPAEPPLPDPEEEVDPASDDLQVLCCGITPQLVEESTRRHGWPVQVVEDLSDADVVLSIRQGLGRQPSLRRQARELKVPILVIKADTLPQVERALERLLSRREGMDQEEPGPVSGDGQDDELAGLEECRLAVEQVVMPQGRPVELLPRSERVRRMQADLVERYRLRSDVFGQAEQCRLRVFPP encoded by the coding sequence ATGACCACACAACGGATCACAGACGATCTCGAGCGGTTATTGGCTCTGCTCCCCGATCCGGTGCGCGACGCTCTTCGCCCTCCGGAGCGCCGGGACCAGCTGCTGGAGGTGGTGCTGGATCTGGGACGTGTCCCTGAGGCGCGTTACCCCGGCCAGGCCTTGGCCCTTGGTGAGGTTGCCCTCACCCGCGACGACCTGGACGCCATGGTGGCCCGGCTGGGTTGCTTCGGTGCAGACAATCGCGCCGGAATCGAGCGGACTCTGCATCGGATCAGCGCCATCCGCAATCGCCGGGGGGATGTGGTCGGCCTGACCTGCAGGGTCGGTCGTGCGGTCTTCGGCACCGTGGCCCTGGTTCGGGATTTGCTGGATGGTGGTCAGTCCCTGCTGCTGATGGGGCGCCCAGGCGTCGGAAAGACCACCGCCTTGCGTGAGATTGCTCGCGTGCTGGCGGATGACTTGCAACGCCGGGTCGTGGTGATTGACACCAGCAACGAGATCGCCGGTGACGGCGACATCCCCCATCCCGCCATCGGTCGGGCCCGTCGGATGCAGGTGGCCAGGCCTGAACAACAGCATCAGGTGATGATCGAGGCGGTGGAAAACCACATGCCCGAGGTCATCGTCATCGACGAGATCGGGACGGAGCTGGAGGCCCAGGCGGCCCGCACGATTGCCGAACGGGGCGTGATGCTGGTGGCCACGGCCCATGGCAATGCCCTGGCCAATCTGATCAAGAACCCCACCCTCAGCGATCTGGTGGGCGGCATTCAGTCGGTGACCCTCGGGGACGATGAAGCCCGGCGACGGCGCAGTCAGAAGACGGTGCTCGAGCGTGCTGCCGAGCCCACGTTTCCTGTGGCGGTGGAGATGCACAGTCGTCAGCGCTGGGCGGTGCATACGGATGTGGCCTCCACGGTGGACCAGTTGCTGCGCGGCCTGCCGCCCCGGATCCAGGAGCGGGAGCTGGCGGCCGACGGCGCTGTTCGGTTGGTGGATCCACCGGACGAGCGGCGTCCTCGCCTGCTCGCACAGCCTGGGCTGCAGAGCCGGCCGGCTTTGGCGGCTGTGCCGATGCCACCGCCCGCTGAACCGCCGTTACCCGACCCAGAGGAGGAGGTCGATCCCGCCAGCGACGACCTCCAGGTGCTCTGTTGCGGGATCACACCGCAACTGGTGGAGGAGTCGACCCGGCGCCATGGATGGCCCGTGCAGGTGGTGGAGGATCTCTCCGATGCGGATGTGGTGTTGAGCATCCGTCAGGGACTGGGGCGTCAGCCGTCGCTACGGCGGCAGGCCCGTGAGCTGAAGGTGCCGATCCTGGTGATCAAGGCCGACACACTGCCCCAGGTGGAGCGTGCGCTGGAACGGTTGCTCAGTCGGCGCGAGGGCATGGATCAGGAGGAGCCAGGTCCTGTTTCCGGGGACGGCCAGGACGACGAACTGGCGGGCCTGGAGGAGTGTCGGCTGGCCGTGGAGCAGGTGGTGATGCCGCAGGGCCGGCCCGTGGAACTATTGCCGCGATCCGAGCGGGTGCGCCGGATGCAGGCCGATCTTGTGGAGCGTTACCGGCTGCGTAGTGATGTCTTCGGACAGGCCGAACAATGCCGATTGCGTGTGTTCCCCCCCTGA
- a CDS encoding Light dependent period protein LdpA domain-containing protein, with protein MAADERPAGQLSPHDALRRGHWVKLICGASNQDLPAIADLCAVYGAAGIDCVDVAADPAVVRAALQGLQWLDQIGTARPWLMVSVSDGSDAHFRKAWFDPARCPADCPRPCQRVCPAEAIAAVGAVDERRCYGCGRCLPSCPLGLIEERDHRLSSDAIAELLASMRPDAVEVHTAPGRGEAFDTLLAQLAVAGVPLQRLAVSCGLEGHALTPAALGQELWQRHSSLRRWGFSPLWQLDGRPMSGDVGAGTARVAVQLWRWMQPLAPPGPLQLAGGTNASTVQLLRPEERPAGVAFGGMARRLLMPLIHEAQAQGTSLRYWPEGWRAGLNLARSLVEPWRRRPGMERPC; from the coding sequence ATGGCAGCCGATGAGCGGCCTGCTGGCCAGCTGAGTCCTCACGACGCTCTGCGTCGTGGCCACTGGGTCAAGTTGATTTGCGGTGCCAGCAACCAGGACCTGCCTGCGATAGCGGATCTCTGTGCTGTGTACGGAGCAGCCGGCATTGATTGCGTCGATGTTGCCGCCGATCCGGCCGTGGTGAGAGCAGCTCTTCAAGGCTTGCAGTGGCTCGACCAGATCGGCACGGCACGGCCATGGCTGATGGTGAGCGTCAGCGATGGCAGTGACGCCCATTTCCGCAAGGCCTGGTTTGATCCCGCCCGTTGTCCGGCCGACTGTCCGCGACCGTGCCAGCGGGTCTGCCCAGCGGAGGCGATCGCAGCGGTGGGAGCGGTGGATGAGCGCCGTTGCTATGGCTGTGGTCGCTGTCTACCCAGCTGTCCGCTCGGTCTGATCGAGGAGCGTGACCACCGCCTCAGCTCCGACGCGATCGCTGAGCTGCTGGCGTCGATGCGCCCCGATGCGGTGGAAGTGCACACCGCTCCGGGACGGGGTGAGGCCTTTGACACCCTGTTGGCGCAGCTGGCCGTCGCCGGAGTGCCGCTGCAGCGTTTGGCCGTCAGTTGCGGGTTGGAGGGCCATGCGCTGACTCCCGCTGCCCTTGGCCAGGAGCTGTGGCAACGACACAGCAGCCTGCGCCGTTGGGGATTCAGCCCGCTCTGGCAGCTGGATGGACGCCCGATGAGTGGTGATGTGGGAGCCGGAACGGCCCGGGTCGCGGTGCAGCTGTGGCGCTGGATGCAGCCGCTGGCGCCGCCCGGACCGCTGCAGCTGGCCGGCGGCACCAATGCCAGCACCGTGCAGCTGTTACGTCCTGAGGAGCGCCCTGCAGGCGTCGCCTTCGGGGGGATGGCTCGTCGTCTGCTGATGCCCTTGATTCACGAGGCGCAGGCCCAGGGCACGTCTCTGCGTTACTGGCCCGAGGGCTGGCGGGCTGGGCTGAACCTGGCCCGGTCTTTGGTGGAGCCATGGCGGCGACGGCCAGGGATGGAACGCCCCTGCTAG
- a CDS encoding NAD(P)H-quinone oxidoreductase subunit N, whose amino-acid sequence MPLLLTGRTFRRDLEAHGCLAVHAPLEGGAETRLLRRLRGAGYRTRLWSARGLGDPEVFLTQKHGIRPPHLGHQSVGRGAAVGEVQEVVPQLGDLLDGDAQVALWLLEGQVLSQSELRSLCDLCSREPRLRIIVEMGGARSLRWQPMSGLLAS is encoded by the coding sequence ATGCCTCTGCTTCTCACCGGCCGGACATTCCGCCGTGATCTCGAAGCCCATGGTTGTCTGGCCGTTCATGCGCCTTTGGAAGGCGGTGCCGAAACCAGGTTGTTGCGACGGTTGCGCGGTGCCGGCTACCGCACTCGACTCTGGTCAGCCCGTGGCCTGGGCGATCCGGAGGTGTTCCTGACGCAGAAGCACGGCATCCGTCCCCCACATCTGGGACATCAAAGCGTCGGTCGTGGTGCTGCTGTCGGTGAGGTCCAGGAGGTCGTGCCGCAGCTGGGTGATCTGCTCGATGGTGACGCCCAGGTGGCGCTTTGGCTTCTTGAGGGGCAAGTGCTCTCGCAATCAGAACTGCGCTCTCTCTGCGATCTCTGCAGTCGCGAACCGCGCCTGCGCATCATCGTGGAGATGGGTGGAGCCAGGAGCCTGCGATGGCAGCCGATGAGCGGCCTGCTGGCCAGCTGA